A single Nicotiana tabacum cultivar K326 chromosome 5, ASM71507v2, whole genome shotgun sequence DNA region contains:
- the LOC107774506 gene encoding IQ domain-containing protein IQM6-like has protein sequence MGITFSCPFANFEDLETRVESYLVRTLSLGSDDMRTALQPRNFNDQITRKSILKSFGSGNMILEGTLTYKRREFETKIALKTLVSDKEDKKIIRSDIIWNKEEVSPKLHNMSEKDTRMLPAECGKRRDQAAVKLQKTYKSFRTRRQLADCAVLVEQRWWKLLDSVELKHSSISFFDTEKPQTAVSRWSRALTRAAKVGKGLSKDGKARKLALQHWLEAIDPRHRYGHNLRFYYTKWLQADSKQPFFYWLDIGEGKEVNLERCPRSKLQQECIKYLGPIEREAYEVVIVDGKFIYKQSRRLLDTRGGPPDAKWIFVLSVSKILYVGMKQKGTFQHSSFLAGGATLSAGRFVAEDGVIKAVWPQSGHYLPTEENFEAFMLFLKQHNVDVSVVQKFTNYEEEAPFIRKECGVNIRNNLSAPDFSQSNEESNLKSSDTKKIDSTNKDDSRKSRISRPKIAVEIPEREGILELFKETGQEQKDSMLQPVETPADGYETPDEYLSDTECSVSKKNLFDHENEDENKEPVPEEKIIKRINSHIGKKSYQLAHQFSCRWTTGVGPRIGCMRDYPSELQFRVMEEVNLSPRTAFSTPSKSARRYTPTIFSREANEGKRPSFEVVVFSE, from the exons ATGGGAATAACATTTTCCTGTCCATTTGccaattttgaggatttggaaACTCGGGTTGAATCTTATTTGGTAAGAACATTAAGTTTAGGAAGTGATGATATGAGGACTGCATTACAGCCCAGGAATTTCAATGACCAAATTACTAGAAAGTCAATCTTGAAATCTTTTGGTTCTGGAAATATGATCCTTGAGGGAACTCTTACCTATAAAAGGAGGGAATTTGAGACCAAGATTGCACTAAAGACTCTTGTATCCGATAAGGAAGATAAGAAGATCATTAGATCAGACATTATATGGAACAAAGAAGAAGTTTCTCCAAAATTGCATAACATGTCTGAGAAAGATACTAGGATGCTACCAGCAGAGTGCGGAAAACGTAGAGATCAAGCTGCTGTAAAGTTGCAGAAGACATATAAAAGTTTTCGTACCCGAAGACAGCTAGCTGATTGTGCTGTTCTAGTTGAGCAGAGATG GTGGAAGCTATTAGATTCTGTTGAACTCAAGCACAGTTCTATATCATTCTTTGACACTGAGAAACCTCAAACTGCTGTTTCTCGTTGGTCAAGAGCATTAACTAGAGCTGCTAAG GTGGGTAAAGGTCTGTCCAAAGATGGAAAAGCGCGTAAGCTTGCTTTGCAACATTGGCTTGAAGCT ATTGATCCTAGACATCGCTATGGTCATAATCTTCGATTTTATTACACCAAGTGGCTCCAAGCTGACAGTAAACAACCCTTCTTCTATTG GCTGGACATCGGTGAAGGTAAAGAAGTGAATCTTGAGAGGTGTCCTAGATCAAAACTTCAACAAGAATGCATCAAGTATCTTGGTCCG ATAGAGAGGGAGGCATATGAAGTTGTCATTGTGGATGGAAAATTCATATACAAGCAGAGCAGAAGGCTGCTAGACACAAGGGGAGGCCCTCCAGATGCAAAGTGGATCTTTGTGCTTAGCGTGTCCAAGATTTTGTATGTTGGGATGAAGCAAAAAGGCACATTTCAGCATTCCAGTTTCTTGGCTGGTGGCGCCACATTGTCTGCGGGGAGATTCGTGGCGGAGGATGGTGTTATAAAG GCGGTCTGGCCTCAGAGTGGACATTACCTCCCCACAGAGGAGAATTTTGAAGCATTCATGTTATTTCTTAAGCAACATAATGTTGATGTCTCAGTTGTTCAG AAATTCACCAATTATGAGGAGGAAGCTCCCTTTATCAGGAAGGAATGCGGTGTCAACATACGTAATAACTTATCAGCCCCAGATTTCAGCCAATCCAATGAAGAGAGCAACCTCAAAAGCTCAGACACAAAGAAGATTGATTCTACTAACAAGGATGACTCAAGGAAGTCCcgaatatcacgacccaaaattgctGTTGAAATACCAGAAAGGGAGGGCATTCTCGAGTTGTTTAAGGAGACTGGCCAAGAACAAAAAGACAGCATGCTGCAGCCTGTGGAAACTCCAGCAGATGGATATGAAACACCAGATGAATATTTATCAGATACGGAATGTTCAGTTTCAAAGAAGAATTTATTTGATCATGAAAATGAAGACGAGAACAAAGAACCTGTCCCCGAAGAAAAGATAATCAAGAGAATAAATTCACATATAGGTAAAAAGTCATATCAATTGGCTCATCAATTTTCTTGTAGATGGACAACGGGAGTTGGACCTCGTATTGGATGCATGAGGGACTATCCATCCGAGCTCCAATTTCGCGTTATGGAGGAGGTGAATTTGTCTCCAAGAACTGCATTTTCAACTCCCTCAAAATCTGCTCGTCGTTATACTCCTACCATCTTTTCTAGAGAAGCAAATGAAGGCAAAAGACCTAGTTTTGAAGTAGTGGTATTCTCTGAATAA